A DNA window from Pseudomonas sp. GD03919 contains the following coding sequences:
- a CDS encoding SDR family oxidoreductase, which translates to MQLKDKVIIITGGCQGLGRAMGEYLAGKGARLALVDLNQEKLDEAVAACKAAGGDARSYLCNVADEEQVTHMVAQVADDFGAINGLVNNAGILRDGLTIRVKDGEMTKMSLAQWQAVIDVNLTGVFLCTREVAAKMIELGNQGAIVNISSISRAGNMGQANYSAAKAGVAADTVVWAKELARYGIRVAGVAPGFIETEMTASMKPEALEKMTSGIPLKRMGKPAEIAHSVAYILENDYYTGRILELDGGLRL; encoded by the coding sequence ATGCAACTGAAAGACAAAGTCATCATCATCACTGGCGGTTGCCAGGGACTGGGTCGCGCCATGGGTGAGTACCTGGCGGGCAAGGGCGCCAGGCTGGCGCTGGTCGATCTGAACCAGGAAAAACTCGACGAAGCCGTGGCCGCTTGCAAGGCTGCCGGTGGCGATGCTCGCAGCTACCTGTGCAACGTGGCCGATGAAGAGCAGGTGACCCATATGGTCGCCCAGGTGGCCGATGACTTCGGCGCCATCAACGGCCTGGTCAACAACGCCGGCATCCTGCGCGATGGCCTGACCATCCGTGTGAAGGATGGCGAAATGACCAAGATGAGCCTGGCGCAGTGGCAGGCGGTGATCGATGTCAACCTGACCGGCGTGTTCCTCTGCACCCGTGAAGTGGCGGCGAAGATGATCGAGCTGGGCAACCAGGGCGCCATCGTCAACATTTCCTCGATCTCCCGTGCCGGCAACATGGGCCAGGCCAACTACTCCGCAGCCAAGGCGGGCGTGGCTGCCGACACCGTGGTCTGGGCCAAGGAACTGGCGCGTTACGGCATCCGCGTCGCAGGCGTGGCGCCAGGTTTCATCGAGACCGAGATGACCGCCAGCATGAAGCCGGAAGCCCTGGAGAAGATGACTTCGGGTATTCCGCTCAAGCGCATGGGCAAGCCGGCCGAGATCGCCCATTCGGTGGCCTACATTCTGGAAAACGACTACTACACGGGTCGCATTCTGGAGCTAGACGGCGGCCTGCGTCTGTAA
- a CDS encoding polyprenyl synthetase family protein: MQPQAFYRAVADDFTAVDGIIRQQVVSRVPLVEKIGDYIISAGGKRLRPLLVLLSGRALGYQADDLRLLAATIEFLHTATLLHDDVVDMSDMRRGRSTANAQWGNAPSVLVGDFLYSRSFEMMVELGSMPVMKILSHATRVIAEGEVLQLSKVRDASTTEETYMEVIRGKTAMLFEASTHSAAALAGANEAQREALRTFGDHLGIAFQLVDDLLDYKGDAAELGKNVGDDLAEGKPTLPLIYTMREGTEEQAALVRRAIQKGGIEDLESIRVAVDAAGALEYTAQLARDYAERAIACLDVLPAGEYRDALIELSRFAVARTH, translated from the coding sequence ATGCAACCCCAGGCTTTCTACCGCGCGGTAGCGGACGATTTCACCGCCGTCGATGGCATCATTCGCCAACAGGTGGTTTCCCGCGTGCCGCTGGTGGAAAAGATCGGCGACTATATCATCTCCGCTGGCGGCAAGCGCCTGCGCCCATTGCTGGTACTGCTCAGCGGGCGTGCATTGGGTTACCAGGCCGATGACCTGCGCCTGCTGGCCGCCACCATCGAATTTCTGCACACCGCCACCCTGCTGCATGACGACGTGGTCGACATGTCCGACATGCGCCGTGGCCGCAGCACCGCCAATGCCCAATGGGGCAACGCACCGAGCGTGCTGGTGGGCGACTTCCTTTATTCACGCTCGTTCGAAATGATGGTCGAGCTCGGCTCCATGCCGGTGATGAAGATTCTCTCTCACGCCACCCGCGTGATCGCCGAAGGCGAAGTGCTGCAACTGTCCAAGGTACGCGACGCCAGCACCACGGAAGAGACCTACATGGAAGTCATCCGCGGCAAGACCGCGATGCTATTCGAGGCCTCGACCCATAGTGCCGCCGCCCTGGCCGGCGCCAACGAGGCGCAGCGCGAAGCCCTGCGCACCTTCGGTGATCACCTGGGCATCGCTTTCCAGCTGGTCGATGACCTGCTCGACTATAAGGGCGATGCAGCCGAACTGGGCAAGAACGTCGGTGACGACCTGGCCGAAGGCAAACCGACCCTGCCGCTGATCTACACCATGCGTGAAGGCACCGAGGAACAGGCCGCCTTGGTACGCCGCGCGATTCAGAAAGGCGGCATCGAAGACCTGGAAAGCATCCGCGTCGCCGTGGATGCCGCCGGCGCTCTGGAATACACCGCTCAGCTCGCTCGCGACTACGCCGAACGTGCCATTGCCTGCCTGGACGTGCTGCCGGCTGGTGAGTATCGCGACGCGCTGATCGAGCTGAGCCGTTTCGCCGTCGCCCGCACGCACTAA
- a CDS encoding HugZ family protein: MSVKAGKHARELLLKEYRGVLSTHSKAMPGFPFGSVVPYCLDAEGRPLILISRIAQHTHNLGQDAKCSLLVGERGAEDVQAVGRLTLLAEARQLRDEDEIEAAAQRYYRFFPQSRDYHRAHDFDFWRLEPVRWRFIGGFGAIHWLDQVALANPFAADGSEASMVEHMNDDHASAIAHYVELAGLPQHEPAQMVGVDSEGFHLRIGQSLYWLPFPVLCSNPGAVRQALVQLARAESWPINGESSA, translated from the coding sequence GTGAGCGTGAAAGCCGGCAAGCATGCACGAGAATTGCTGCTCAAGGAATACCGTGGCGTGCTCAGCACCCACTCCAAGGCCATGCCGGGTTTCCCTTTTGGATCGGTGGTGCCCTACTGCCTGGACGCCGAGGGCCGGCCGCTGATCCTGATCAGCCGCATCGCCCAGCACACCCATAACCTCGGGCAGGACGCCAAATGTTCGCTATTGGTCGGCGAGCGTGGCGCAGAGGATGTGCAGGCGGTCGGCCGCCTCACTTTGCTCGCCGAAGCACGACAGTTGCGTGACGAGGACGAAATCGAAGCGGCCGCACAGCGTTATTACCGCTTTTTCCCCCAGTCGCGCGACTACCATCGGGCGCATGATTTCGATTTTTGGCGGCTGGAGCCGGTGCGCTGGCGCTTCATCGGCGGCTTCGGCGCCATTCACTGGCTCGATCAGGTGGCCCTGGCCAATCCTTTCGCGGCGGACGGCAGCGAAGCGAGCATGGTCGAGCACATGAACGACGACCACGCCAGCGCCATCGCCCATTACGTCGAACTGGCCGGCCTGCCGCAGCACGAACCCGCGCAGATGGTCGGTGTCGACAGTGAGGGCTTTCATCTGCGCATCGGCCAGAGTCTGTACTGGCTGCCCTTTCCTGTACTCTGCAGCAATCCCGGTGCCGTGCGCCAGGCGCTGGTACAACTGGCCAGAGCCGAGAGCTGGCCGATCAATGGCGAGTCTTCAGCTTGA
- a CDS encoding FxsA family protein produces the protein MRAFLFLFLLFPIIELALLIKVGSAIGVLPTLLLVIGTAILGSVLLRVAGVATAWRVREKLARGELPEQEMLEGLLIAVGGGLLLLPGFISDIFGVLCLFPFTRRLLVGKIRRRAQEQAMRQRAFFDDQAARSGKTNPNVLEGEYERRD, from the coding sequence ATGCGTGCGTTTCTGTTCCTCTTTCTGCTCTTTCCCATCATCGAGCTGGCCCTGCTGATCAAGGTTGGCAGCGCCATTGGCGTGCTGCCCACGCTGTTGCTGGTGATTGGCACCGCCATCCTCGGCAGCGTGCTGCTGCGCGTCGCCGGAGTCGCCACCGCCTGGCGCGTCCGCGAAAAGCTCGCACGCGGCGAGCTGCCCGAGCAGGAAATGCTCGAAGGCCTGCTGATTGCCGTCGGTGGTGGCCTGCTGCTGCTGCCAGGCTTCATCAGCGACATCTTCGGCGTGCTCTGCCTGTTCCCCTTCACCCGCCGCCTGCTGGTCGGCAAGATTCGGCGCCGCGCCCAGGAACAAGCCATGCGCCAGCGCGCCTTCTTCGACGACCAGGCCGCCCGCAGCGGCAAGACCAACCCCAACGTGCTCGAAGGCGAGTACGAGCGCCGCGACTGA
- a CDS encoding IS66 family transposase has protein sequence MTSSPNLDQLTPDQLRTLAAQLLTQVAAMGKKIHRDQTVIEQLTHEIAWFKRHKFAKSSEQLSPDQGSLLDDLLDTDIAATEAELKAVNPPVTPAEPRQQPKRTPLPPQFPRTVIRHEPENTQCACGCQLQRVGEDVSEKLDYTPGVFTVEQHVRGKWACRQCETLIQAPVPAQVIDKGIPTAGLLAHVMVTKFADHLPLYRQEKIFGRAGLAIARSTLAQWVGQTGVQLQPLVDALREAVLAQRVIHADETPVSMLAPGEKKTHRAYVWAYSTTPFADLKAVVYDFSPSRAGEHARNFLGQWNGKLVCDDFAGYKASFVQGITEIGCMAHARRKFFDLHAANKSQLAEQALHSIAGLYEVERQVRDMSNEERWRIRQEKASPLLDALHDWMLAQRDLVPNGSATAKALDYSLKRWVALTRYLDDGAVPIDNNQVENQIRPWALGRSNWLFAGSLRSGKRAAAIMSLIQSARMNGHDPYAYLKDVLTRLPTQKASALAELLPHYWVSVGKV, from the coding sequence ATGACTTCCTCGCCCAATCTCGACCAACTGACACCTGACCAGCTGCGCACACTGGCCGCGCAGTTGCTCACGCAAGTCGCTGCGATGGGCAAAAAGATCCACCGCGATCAAACAGTCATCGAGCAGCTCACCCACGAAATCGCATGGTTCAAACGGCACAAGTTCGCCAAGAGCAGCGAGCAGCTAAGCCCTGATCAGGGCAGCCTGCTTGATGACCTGCTCGACACCGACATCGCCGCCACCGAGGCCGAGCTGAAAGCCGTCAATCCTCCGGTTACCCCAGCCGAACCACGCCAACAACCCAAGCGCACACCGCTGCCACCGCAATTTCCGCGCACCGTGATCCGTCACGAGCCGGAGAACACCCAGTGCGCCTGCGGTTGCCAGCTTCAGCGCGTCGGCGAAGACGTCAGCGAAAAGCTCGACTACACGCCGGGCGTGTTCACCGTCGAACAGCACGTGCGTGGGAAATGGGCCTGCCGCCAATGCGAAACGCTGATCCAGGCGCCCGTGCCGGCCCAGGTGATCGACAAGGGGATCCCTACCGCCGGCCTGCTGGCTCACGTGATGGTGACCAAGTTCGCCGACCACCTACCGCTGTACCGGCAGGAGAAGATCTTTGGCCGTGCCGGCCTGGCCATCGCTCGTTCGACACTGGCGCAGTGGGTCGGGCAAACCGGCGTGCAGCTCCAGCCCCTGGTCGATGCGCTGCGCGAAGCGGTGCTTGCCCAGCGCGTGATCCATGCCGACGAAACCCCGGTTTCGATGCTCGCGCCCGGCGAGAAGAAGACCCACCGTGCCTACGTCTGGGCCTACAGCACCACGCCCTTCGCCGATCTGAAGGCCGTGGTCTACGACTTCAGCCCCAGCCGTGCCGGCGAGCATGCGCGCAATTTTCTTGGCCAGTGGAATGGCAAGCTGGTCTGCGACGACTTCGCTGGCTACAAGGCCAGCTTCGTGCAAGGCATCACCGAAATCGGCTGCATGGCTCACGCCCGGCGCAAGTTCTTCGATCTGCACGCGGCGAACAAAAGCCAACTGGCCGAACAGGCGCTGCACTCTATCGCTGGGCTGTACGAAGTCGAACGCCAAGTGCGCGACATGAGCAATGAAGAACGCTGGCGAATACGGCAGGAAAAGGCTTCACCGCTCCTCGACGCACTACATGACTGGATGCTGGCCCAGCGTGATCTTGTGCCCAACGGCTCAGCCACGGCGAAAGCTTTGGATTACAGCCTCAAACGCTGGGTAGCGCTGACGCGCTACCTGGACGATGGCGCTGTGCCCATCGACAACAACCAAGTCGAGAACCAGATCCGCCCGTGGGCTCTAGGTCGCTCCAATTGGCTGTTTGCCGGGTCGCTACGCAGCGGCAAACGGGCGGCGGCAATCATGAGCCTGATCCAGTCGGCGCGGATGAATGGGCATGATCCGTATGCCTATCTCAAGGATGTGCTAACGCGACTGCCGACGCAGAAGGCCAGCGCTCTGGCCGAGCTGCTGCCGCACTACTGGGTATCCGTCGGCAAGGTGTAA
- the groL gene encoding chaperonin GroEL (60 kDa chaperone family; promotes refolding of misfolded polypeptides especially under stressful conditions; forms two stacked rings of heptamers to form a barrel-shaped 14mer; ends can be capped by GroES; misfolded proteins enter the barrel where they are refolded when GroES binds) codes for MAAKEVKFGDSARKKMLVGVNVLADAVKATLGPKGRNVVLAKSFGAPTITKDGVSVAKEIELKDAFENMGAQLVKDVASKANDAAGDGTTTATVLAQAIVNEGLKSVAAGMNPMDLKRGIDKATAAIVAQLKELAKPCTDSKAIAQVGTISANSDNSIGDIIAEAMNKVGKEGVITVEEGSGLENELSVVEGMQFDRGYLSPYFINKPDTMVAELDSPLLLLVDKKISNIRELLPVLEAVAKAGRPLLIVAEDVEGEALATLVVNNMRGIVKVAAVKAPGFGDRRKAMLQDIAILTGGTVISEEVGLSLESATLEHLGNAKRVVLNKDNTTIIDGAGAQVDIEARVAQIRKQIEETSSDYDKEKLQERLAKLAGGVAVIKVGAATEVEMKEKKARVEDALHATRAAVEEGVVPGGGVALVRALQAIEDLKGDNEDQNVGIALLRRAVEAPLRQIVSNAGGEPSVVVDKVKQGSGNFGFNAATDTYGDMIEMGILDPAKVTRSALQAAASIGGLMITTEAMVADAADDKAPGMPDMGGMGGMGGMGGMM; via the coding sequence ATGGCTGCTAAAGAAGTCAAGTTTGGCGATTCCGCCCGCAAGAAAATGCTCGTTGGCGTCAACGTACTGGCCGACGCCGTCAAAGCCACCCTCGGCCCGAAAGGCCGTAACGTGGTTCTGGCCAAATCCTTCGGCGCTCCGACCATCACCAAAGACGGTGTGTCGGTTGCCAAGGAAATCGAACTGAAAGACGCCTTCGAAAACATGGGCGCCCAACTGGTCAAAGACGTTGCCTCCAAGGCCAACGACGCTGCCGGTGACGGCACCACCACCGCCACCGTTCTGGCTCAAGCCATCGTCAACGAAGGCCTGAAGTCCGTCGCTGCCGGCATGAACCCGATGGACCTGAAGCGTGGCATCGACAAGGCCACCGCGGCCATCGTCGCTCAGCTGAAAGAGCTGGCCAAGCCGTGCACCGACTCCAAGGCCATCGCCCAGGTCGGCACCATTTCCGCCAACTCCGACAACTCCATCGGTGACATCATCGCCGAAGCGATGAACAAGGTCGGCAAGGAAGGCGTCATCACCGTTGAAGAAGGCTCGGGCCTGGAAAACGAACTGTCCGTGGTAGAAGGCATGCAGTTCGACCGCGGCTACCTGTCGCCGTACTTCATCAACAAGCCGGACACCATGGTGGCCGAGCTGGACAGCCCGCTGCTGCTGCTGGTTGACAAGAAGATCAGCAACATCCGCGAACTGCTGCCTGTTCTGGAAGCCGTTGCCAAGGCTGGCCGTCCGCTGCTGATCGTTGCTGAAGACGTCGAAGGTGAAGCCCTGGCTACCCTGGTCGTCAACAACATGCGCGGCATCGTCAAGGTCGCTGCCGTCAAGGCTCCGGGCTTCGGCGACCGCCGCAAGGCCATGCTGCAGGACATCGCCATCCTGACCGGCGGCACCGTGATCTCCGAAGAAGTTGGCCTGTCCCTGGAAAGCGCCACTCTGGAGCACCTGGGTAACGCCAAGCGTGTCGTGCTGAACAAGGACAACACCACCATCATCGATGGTGCTGGTGCCCAGGTCGACATCGAAGCCCGCGTTGCGCAGATCCGCAAGCAGATCGAAGAAACCTCTTCCGACTACGACAAAGAGAAGCTGCAAGAGCGTCTGGCCAAGCTGGCCGGCGGTGTTGCCGTGATCAAGGTTGGCGCTGCCACCGAAGTCGAGATGAAAGAGAAGAAAGCCCGCGTTGAAGACGCCCTGCACGCTACCCGCGCAGCAGTGGAAGAAGGCGTGGTACCTGGCGGTGGCGTAGCCCTGGTGCGCGCTCTGCAGGCCATCGAAGACCTGAAGGGCGACAACGAAGACCAGAACGTCGGTATCGCGCTGCTGCGTCGCGCTGTTGAAGCGCCGCTGCGTCAGATCGTCTCCAACGCCGGCGGCGAGCCGAGCGTCGTGGTCGACAAGGTCAAGCAGGGTTCGGGCAACTTCGGCTTCAACGCCGCGACCGACACCTACGGCGACATGATCGAGATGGGTATTCTCGACCCGGCCAAGGTGACCCGTTCGGCCCTGCAAGCTGCAGCCTCCATCGGTGGCCTGATGATCACCACCGAGGCCATGGTGGCCGACGCGGCTGACGACAAGGCTCCGGGCATGCCTGACATGGGCGGCATGGGCGGTATGGGTGGCATGGGCGGCATGATGTAA
- a CDS encoding co-chaperone GroES, producing MKLRPLHDRVVIRRSEEETKTAGGIVLPGSAAEKPNQGEVVAVGTGKVLDNGEVRPLAVKVGDKVVFGPYSGSNTVKVDGEDLLVMGEHEILAVIEA from the coding sequence ATGAAGCTTCGTCCTCTGCATGACCGCGTCGTGATCCGTCGCAGCGAAGAAGAGACCAAAACCGCAGGTGGCATCGTGCTGCCGGGTTCGGCCGCCGAGAAGCCGAACCAGGGTGAAGTCGTTGCCGTCGGTACCGGTAAGGTTCTGGATAACGGCGAAGTCCGTCCGCTGGCCGTCAAGGTTGGTGACAAGGTGGTATTCGGCCCCTACTCCGGCAGCAACACCGTCAAGGTCGACGGCGAAGACCTGCTGGTCATGGGCGAGCACGAAATCCTCGCAGTCATCGAAGCCTGA